From a region of the Tenggerimyces flavus genome:
- a CDS encoding helix-turn-helix transcriptional regulator, whose translation MSTTYAEKAPPAYLAGDVHCVWRSSFGTSSAILPDGCLDLVVAPDRVFVAGPDTTAWSSGYAVGAPLYGIRFLPGRAPRVLGLPASELLNQRVQLLDLWGRPARRIVSKLYADPIPELTKLVAERLDRPEADPVDPLVDLAVRRLRRGGSRVTAVLRDLDLSDRQLRRRFASAVGYGPATFLRVSRLQRVRDLALRTELSLAELAVEAGYADQAHLSRDVRELAGTTARNLLRPAGALAA comes from the coding sequence ATGAGCACCACGTACGCGGAGAAGGCGCCGCCGGCCTACCTGGCCGGTGACGTTCACTGCGTGTGGCGCTCGTCGTTCGGGACCAGCTCGGCGATCCTGCCGGACGGGTGCCTGGACCTCGTCGTGGCGCCCGACCGGGTGTTCGTGGCGGGTCCGGACACGACGGCCTGGAGCTCCGGCTACGCGGTCGGCGCTCCTCTGTACGGGATCCGCTTCCTGCCCGGCCGCGCGCCGCGGGTGCTCGGCCTGCCGGCGAGCGAGCTGCTGAACCAGCGAGTCCAGCTGCTCGACCTGTGGGGCCGACCCGCTCGGCGGATCGTGTCGAAGCTGTACGCCGACCCGATCCCGGAGCTGACCAAGCTGGTGGCCGAACGCCTCGACCGGCCGGAGGCCGACCCGGTCGACCCGCTCGTCGACCTCGCCGTACGACGACTGCGGCGCGGCGGCTCCCGGGTGACGGCCGTGCTGCGCGACCTGGACCTGTCCGACCGGCAGCTCCGGCGGCGGTTCGCGTCGGCGGTCGGGTACGGCCCGGCGACGTTCCTCCGCGTCTCCCGGCTGCAACGCGTCCGCGACCTGGCGCTGCGTACAGAGCTGAGCCTCGCCGAGCTGGCGGTCGAGGCGGGGTACGCCGACCAGGCGCACCTGAGCCGCGACGTGCGCGAGCTCGCCGGCACGACGGCTCGCAACCTCCTTCGCCCCGCTGGAGCTTTGGCCGCCTAG
- a CDS encoding DUF1761 domain-containing protein: MGINWLATVLAFVAGMVVAYAWYSKYGFGIVWWKLTGITPEQSKQASRRNVVQLAVANGVTAIGLAAGIGIASAATDNDSVWLALLVGLVAWVAFSASTLLQHNAFELKPPKLTVINSGYQLVLFLGMALVIGVAS; the protein is encoded by the coding sequence ATGGGGATCAACTGGCTGGCCACCGTTCTCGCCTTCGTGGCCGGGATGGTCGTGGCGTACGCGTGGTACAGCAAGTACGGCTTCGGGATCGTCTGGTGGAAGCTGACCGGCATCACTCCGGAGCAGTCGAAGCAGGCCAGCAGGCGGAACGTGGTCCAGCTCGCCGTCGCCAACGGTGTGACGGCGATCGGGCTGGCCGCCGGCATCGGGATCGCGTCGGCGGCTACCGACAACGACTCGGTCTGGCTGGCGCTGCTGGTCGGTCTCGTGGCGTGGGTGGCGTTCTCGGCGAGCACGCTCCTCCAGCACAATGCCTTCGAGCTGAAGCCTCCGAAGCTGACCGTCATCAACAGCGGCTATCAGCTGGTGCTCTTTCTCGGCATGGCGCTGGTCATCGGGGTCGCAAGCTAG
- a CDS encoding helix-turn-helix transcriptional regulator, with amino-acid sequence MLAPEATTRMIEALRPELPTEEDHAILAAVRHLTEREREVCDLLAAGMSNDEIAGRLTISRYTVKVHVSNVLAKLHLPDRVQVVLAWSRASRLAVVDLVNQCLTVPGCIHSEALTALEALR; translated from the coding sequence GTGCTGGCACCCGAGGCGACCACGCGGATGATCGAGGCGCTGCGCCCGGAGCTTCCGACCGAGGAGGATCACGCGATCCTCGCGGCCGTTCGGCATCTCACCGAGCGGGAACGGGAGGTGTGCGACCTCCTCGCCGCGGGTATGTCGAACGATGAGATCGCCGGTCGTCTCACCATCAGTCGCTACACCGTGAAGGTGCACGTGTCGAACGTGCTCGCGAAGCTCCACCTGCCCGATCGCGTTCAGGTCGTTCTGGCTTGGTCGCGGGCTTCGAGGCTTGCTGTAGTCGATCTTGTCAACCAGTGCTTGACAGTGCCAGGATGTATTCACTCAGAGGCCTTGACGGCGCTGGAGGCATTGCGATAA
- a CDS encoding ketol-acid reductoisomerase encodes MTFTSAVFDVETIELAGTRESIVRGGRHLFPLLPTALEGVDQIGVIGWGPQGRAQALNLRDSLADTAIEVVVGLRAGSSSRAEAEAEGLRVGDWLDVVASSQLVILLVADAATANNHEAIFERLQPGATLGLSHGFLVGHLRTVGASFPEDVNVIGVCPKGMGDSVRRLYLQGREINGAGINASFAVHQDVDGRATERALAWSIGLGSPYTFQTTLDSEYRSDIVGERAILLGAVHGIVESLYQRYRVEGDEPERAFARSAEAVTASIAPTISRDGLLGVRNAFEGEDLAAFDRAYAAGYGPFRDLVAEIYDEVDSGNELASVVLAGARLATSPMQPISGSPMWAAGASVRAARQEAAAAVSDPYTAGIFLAAMVAQVDLFAERGHPWSEIVNESVIEAVDSLLPYMHARDVAFMVDNCSTTARLGARKWGPRFSALLDQVISPIADNGLEISVTAAKDFGQHPVHVVLERLATLRPSVDISVG; translated from the coding sequence ATGACCTTCACCTCTGCTGTCTTCGACGTCGAGACCATCGAGCTCGCGGGCACCCGCGAGTCGATCGTGCGCGGCGGCCGACACCTGTTCCCGCTCCTCCCGACCGCGCTGGAAGGCGTCGACCAGATCGGCGTGATCGGCTGGGGTCCGCAGGGCCGCGCCCAGGCGCTCAACCTGCGCGACTCGCTCGCCGACACCGCGATCGAGGTCGTGGTCGGACTGCGCGCCGGCTCGTCTTCGCGCGCCGAGGCGGAGGCCGAGGGACTGCGCGTCGGCGACTGGCTGGACGTGGTGGCGAGCAGCCAGCTCGTGATCCTGCTCGTCGCCGACGCGGCCACCGCCAACAACCACGAAGCGATCTTCGAGCGCCTCCAGCCCGGAGCGACGCTCGGCCTCTCGCACGGCTTCCTCGTCGGGCACCTGCGCACGGTCGGCGCCTCGTTCCCCGAGGACGTGAACGTGATCGGCGTCTGCCCCAAGGGCATGGGCGACTCGGTGCGTCGCCTCTACCTGCAGGGGAGAGAGATCAACGGCGCCGGCATCAACGCCAGCTTCGCGGTGCACCAGGACGTCGACGGGCGGGCGACGGAACGAGCGCTCGCGTGGTCGATCGGACTCGGGTCGCCGTACACGTTCCAGACCACGCTGGACAGTGAGTACCGCTCGGACATTGTCGGCGAACGGGCGATCCTGCTCGGCGCGGTGCACGGGATCGTCGAGAGCCTCTACCAGCGCTACCGCGTCGAAGGCGACGAGCCGGAGCGCGCGTTCGCACGGTCGGCCGAAGCGGTGACGGCGTCGATCGCGCCGACGATCTCGCGGGACGGACTGCTCGGCGTGCGCAACGCGTTCGAGGGCGAGGACCTGGCGGCGTTCGACCGCGCGTACGCCGCGGGGTACGGGCCGTTCCGCGACCTGGTCGCGGAGATCTACGACGAGGTCGACTCGGGCAACGAGCTGGCGAGCGTGGTGCTCGCGGGTGCCCGGTTGGCGACGTCGCCGATGCAGCCGATCAGCGGCTCGCCGATGTGGGCGGCGGGCGCGTCGGTTCGGGCCGCGCGGCAGGAAGCGGCCGCGGCGGTTTCCGACCCGTACACCGCGGGCATCTTCCTCGCGGCGATGGTGGCGCAGGTCGACCTGTTCGCCGAGCGCGGGCATCCGTGGTCGGAGATCGTGAACGAGTCGGTGATCGAGGCGGTCGATTCGCTCTTGCCGTACATGCACGCTCGTGATGTCGCGTTCATGGTCGACAACTGTTCGACCACGGCGCGTCTCGGAGCGCGGAAATGGGGGCCGCGGTTCTCCGCCCTGCTGGACCAGGTCATCTCACCGATTGCGGACAATGGCCTTGAAATCAGCGTAACTGCCGCTAAAGACTTCGGACAGCATCCGGTCCATGTCGTGCTGGAACGTCTCGCTACATTGCGACCTTCGGTGGACATATCGGTCGGCTAG
- a CDS encoding HAD family hydrolase, producing the protein MKNTLVLWDIDHTLVDYTGLSTDWYAAAFAAVAGRAMSALPIFHGRTERAITTDLLVAHGIEPTEEAIQAVWAVLIAQSEQSRDRLAVEGKVLAGAQAALATLATHGHVVQSLVTGNLPEIAEHKLAAFGLHEHVDLTIGGYGAISAHRPDLVPHAVQLTAAKHGVSFEPSAVFVVGDTPNDVAAALAHGMVAVAVATGAFTASDLRDAGAHVVLESLAETEVVVGALVGGHE; encoded by the coding sequence GTGAAGAACACCCTGGTTCTCTGGGACATCGACCACACGCTCGTGGACTACACCGGGCTCAGCACCGACTGGTACGCGGCGGCGTTCGCGGCGGTGGCCGGGCGGGCGATGAGCGCGCTGCCGATCTTCCACGGCCGGACCGAGCGCGCGATCACGACGGACCTGCTGGTCGCGCACGGCATCGAGCCGACCGAGGAGGCGATCCAGGCGGTGTGGGCCGTCCTGATCGCGCAGTCGGAGCAGAGCCGGGACCGGCTGGCGGTCGAGGGCAAGGTGCTCGCGGGCGCGCAGGCGGCGTTGGCCACGCTGGCGACGCACGGGCACGTCGTGCAGTCGCTGGTCACCGGCAACCTGCCGGAGATCGCCGAGCACAAGCTGGCGGCGTTCGGGCTGCATGAGCACGTCGACCTGACGATCGGCGGGTACGGCGCGATCTCCGCGCATCGGCCCGACCTGGTGCCGCACGCCGTGCAGCTGACGGCGGCCAAGCACGGCGTCTCGTTCGAACCGTCGGCCGTGTTCGTGGTCGGCGACACCCCGAACGACGTGGCGGCGGCGCTCGCCCACGGCATGGTCGCGGTGGCCGTGGCGACCGGCGCGTTCACCGCCTCCGACCTGCGCGACGCCGGGGCGCACGTCGTGCTGGAGTCGCTCGCGGAGACCGAGGTCGTGGTGGGAGCTCTTGTCGGAGGGCACGAGTAG
- the ilvY gene encoding HTH-type transcriptional activator IlvY: protein MDNRQELALFLHLARSLNFGQTSADCHVSPATLTRAIQRLESEVGERLLDRGPRGVALTEPGRRFHEYAVAATQLWADYRSGTGAGDLTGRLSVFATVTACQALLPDLLAPFLREYPSVELDLRTGDAAMALAQLAEGAVDVAVAGLPRRVPTLLQTREIARTPLRFVVAADHSGAAAEREWSEQPFVLPRQGLARDAVDRWFRARKIVPKVAAEVDGHEAVLTLAALGLGIGVVPELVLTSSVVRDRLVTLPVVPGLGEFRIGLCVRRADLRRPVVSALWASVR from the coding sequence ATGGACAACCGGCAAGAGCTCGCGCTGTTCCTGCACCTGGCGCGGTCGCTGAACTTCGGCCAGACCAGCGCCGACTGCCACGTGAGCCCCGCGACGTTGACGCGGGCGATCCAACGGCTGGAGTCCGAGGTGGGCGAGCGGCTGCTCGACCGCGGGCCGCGCGGCGTCGCGCTGACCGAGCCGGGCCGCCGGTTCCACGAGTACGCGGTCGCCGCGACCCAGCTCTGGGCCGACTACCGCAGCGGCACCGGCGCGGGCGATCTCACCGGCCGGCTGAGTGTCTTCGCGACCGTGACCGCGTGCCAGGCGCTGCTGCCCGACCTGCTCGCGCCGTTCCTGCGCGAGTATCCGAGCGTCGAGCTCGACCTGCGGACCGGCGACGCCGCGATGGCCCTGGCGCAGCTGGCCGAGGGCGCGGTCGACGTGGCCGTCGCCGGGCTCCCCCGGCGGGTGCCGACCCTGCTGCAGACCCGGGAGATCGCCCGGACGCCATTGCGCTTCGTGGTGGCCGCCGACCATTCCGGCGCCGCGGCGGAACGCGAGTGGTCGGAGCAGCCGTTCGTCCTGCCGCGGCAAGGCTTGGCACGCGACGCCGTGGATCGATGGTTCCGGGCGCGCAAGATCGTCCCGAAGGTCGCGGCGGAGGTGGACGGGCACGAGGCGGTGCTGACGCTGGCGGCGCTCGGCCTGGGCATCGGGGTGGTGCCGGAGCTCGTGCTGACGTCGAGCGTCGTCCGCGACCGGTTGGTGACGCTGCCGGTCGTTCCGGGGCTGGGCGAGTTCCGGATCGGCCTGTGCGTACGCCGTGCCGACCTGCGCCGCCCGGTCGTCTCGGCGTTGTGGGCCAGCGTCAGGTGA
- the crcB gene encoding fluoride efflux transporter CrcB: MITILLVAVGGAVGAPLRYHLDQVVGRRTFPRGTLLVNVVGCFLLGFLVQTTSGPALALLGTGFCGALTTYSTFGYETVRLLEERRYGHAAANVAVSVVLGFAAALLGLGAGRMLG, from the coding sequence GTGATCACGATCCTGCTGGTCGCGGTCGGCGGCGCCGTTGGCGCGCCGCTGCGCTACCACCTCGACCAGGTAGTTGGCCGCCGCACGTTCCCGCGCGGAACGCTGCTGGTCAACGTGGTCGGCTGCTTCCTGCTCGGGTTCCTCGTCCAGACGACGAGCGGCCCAGCACTGGCGCTGCTCGGGACCGGGTTCTGCGGCGCGCTGACGACGTACTCCACGTTCGGGTACGAGACCGTGCGGCTGCTCGAGGAGCGCAGGTACGGGCACGCCGCCGCGAACGTGGCGGTGAGCGTGGTCCTTGGGTTCGCCGCGGCGCTGCTAGGCCTCGGCGCCGGGCGGATGCTCGGGTGA
- a CDS encoding tripartite tricarboxylate transporter TctB family protein, protein MTASESTPEEPARRSWGEFVAVALVGVLGIVVLVGATQITVPGTTNTIGPRFFPYVLGVLLLLVTVLLLIAIARGDRAPMDESEDVDPNARTDWRPVAVIAVAFAAHALLINVVGWPLAVTAMFLVVAKALGAPGWIRPALAGGIVSVAVWLVFVKALGVALPGGVLLELVARV, encoded by the coding sequence ATGACCGCGTCGGAGTCCACGCCGGAGGAGCCCGCCCGCCGATCGTGGGGAGAGTTCGTCGCGGTCGCGCTGGTCGGAGTGCTGGGCATCGTCGTTCTCGTCGGCGCCACCCAGATCACGGTGCCAGGGACGACGAACACGATCGGGCCGCGGTTCTTCCCTTACGTCCTGGGCGTTCTCCTGCTCCTCGTCACGGTGCTGCTGTTGATCGCGATCGCGCGCGGTGACCGGGCACCGATGGACGAGAGCGAGGACGTCGACCCGAACGCGCGGACGGACTGGCGGCCGGTCGCCGTCATCGCGGTCGCGTTCGCCGCGCACGCGTTGCTGATCAACGTCGTGGGCTGGCCGCTCGCGGTGACCGCGATGTTCCTGGTGGTCGCGAAGGCGCTCGGCGCGCCGGGCTGGATCCGTCCGGCTCTCGCTGGTGGCATCGTGTCGGTCGCGGTGTGGCTGGTGTTCGTCAAGGCGCTCGGCGTGGCGCTGCCCGGCGGGGTGCTGTTGGAGCTGGTCGCCCGTGTCTAG
- a CDS encoding Bug family tripartite tricarboxylate transporter substrate binding protein gives MTRRNHLLGVILACALLLSGCAGTVTGQGDLSRIRIMAPASPGGGWDTTSRVLQRTLQRGGIARNVQVFNVEGAGGTIGLSQLARESDDALLMTMGLVMVGAIETNKSTTRLDDVTPIARLTGESEIIVVPAKSRFQTLDDFLAAWKANPRGVPIAGGSAGGADQILAGLMAQATGIDPKQVNYIPYSGGGESLGALLGGKVAAGISGVGEYAEQVKSGDLRALAVSGAERSGQLPDAKTLTEQGVDVELSNWRGVMARPGMSAQARADLTDVVKRVYDSEQWKEALANQGWEDEFLIGDEFGAFVKSEEQRVNKVLREIGLVT, from the coding sequence ATGACACGCCGCAACCACCTCCTTGGCGTGATCCTCGCTTGCGCGCTTCTGCTCTCCGGCTGCGCCGGAACCGTCACCGGGCAGGGCGATCTGAGTCGGATCCGCATCATGGCCCCGGCGAGCCCGGGTGGCGGCTGGGACACCACGAGCCGCGTCCTGCAACGTACGCTGCAGCGCGGCGGCATCGCGCGCAACGTTCAAGTCTTCAACGTCGAGGGCGCCGGCGGCACGATCGGCCTCAGCCAGCTCGCCCGCGAGTCCGACGACGCCCTGCTGATGACCATGGGCCTGGTGATGGTCGGCGCGATCGAGACGAACAAGTCCACGACGCGTCTGGATGACGTGACACCTATCGCGAGGCTGACCGGCGAGTCCGAGATCATCGTGGTGCCGGCGAAGTCGAGGTTCCAGACGCTCGACGACTTCCTCGCGGCCTGGAAGGCGAATCCGCGCGGTGTCCCGATCGCGGGCGGCTCGGCTGGCGGTGCCGACCAGATCCTCGCCGGCCTGATGGCGCAGGCCACGGGCATCGATCCCAAGCAGGTCAACTACATCCCGTACTCCGGCGGCGGCGAGTCCCTCGGCGCGCTGCTCGGTGGCAAGGTCGCGGCGGGCATCTCCGGGGTGGGGGAGTACGCCGAGCAGGTCAAGTCCGGCGACCTTCGCGCGCTCGCGGTGAGCGGTGCCGAACGTTCCGGCCAGCTCCCCGACGCCAAGACGCTCACCGAGCAGGGCGTCGACGTCGAGCTCAGCAACTGGCGCGGCGTGATGGCGCGTCCGGGGATGTCCGCGCAGGCACGGGCGGACCTGACCGACGTGGTGAAGCGCGTGTACGACAGTGAGCAGTGGAAGGAGGCGTTGGCGAACCAGGGCTGGGAGGACGAGTTCCTGATCGGCGACGAGTTCGGTGCGTTCGTCAAGAGCGAGGAGCAACGGGTGAACAAGGTCCTGCGGGAGATCGGACTCGTCACATGA
- a CDS encoding S8 family peptidase: MESRRWRRSVAVLAAGLAAAAGVVSMAGGAGAAPAARPGGPAPLVGADKANVIKGQYIVVLKDGAALAPARSAAKAAGGQIQRSYGSALNGFSAALSTSELASVRANAAVDYVEADRVMKISATQSPATWGIDRIDQRSLPLSNSYTYNQTGAGVTAYIVDTGLRFSHNEYGGRAVSGFDAIDGGSADDCNGHGTHVGGTVGGTTYGVAKGVRLVGVRVLDCGGSGSTSGVVAGVDWVTSNHTSGPAVGNMSLGGGASASLDQSVQRAIADGVTFAVAAGNETTDACTRSPARTPEAITVGSTTNTDAKSSFSNYGSCVDIFAPGSNITSAWYTSNTATSTISGTSMASPHVAGAAALYLEANPSAAPAAVRDALVNSATQGVVSNPGPSSPNRLLYTLGGSQPPAPTCATLPNTYSSAVSSGARLYHPNSSGFASNGGAFRGCLDGPSGVDFDLYLQKRNTAGTWATVAQGITPNPDEEFTYNGTAGTYRWQVHAYSGSGSYTLKTLHP; encoded by the coding sequence GTGGAATCACGTCGTTGGCGGCGGTCTGTCGCCGTGCTTGCTGCCGGACTGGCAGCCGCAGCTGGTGTGGTATCGATGGCGGGAGGTGCCGGCGCGGCACCGGCCGCTCGTCCAGGTGGACCGGCTCCGCTCGTCGGAGCTGACAAAGCGAACGTGATCAAGGGCCAGTACATCGTCGTCCTCAAGGACGGCGCCGCACTCGCGCCGGCACGTTCGGCGGCGAAGGCCGCAGGCGGGCAGATCCAGCGTTCGTACGGCTCGGCGCTGAACGGCTTCTCGGCCGCGCTGTCCACGTCGGAGCTCGCCTCCGTCCGCGCGAACGCGGCCGTCGACTACGTCGAGGCCGACCGCGTGATGAAGATCTCGGCGACCCAGTCGCCCGCGACGTGGGGCATCGACCGGATCGACCAGCGGAGCCTCCCGCTGTCGAACAGCTACACCTACAACCAGACCGGCGCGGGCGTGACCGCGTACATCGTCGACACCGGCCTGCGGTTCAGCCACAACGAGTACGGCGGCCGCGCCGTCAGCGGCTTCGACGCGATCGACGGTGGCAGCGCCGACGACTGCAACGGCCACGGCACGCACGTCGGCGGCACGGTCGGCGGCACGACGTACGGCGTCGCCAAGGGCGTCCGGCTCGTCGGCGTCCGCGTGCTCGACTGTGGCGGCTCCGGCTCCACGTCCGGCGTCGTCGCGGGTGTGGACTGGGTGACCAGCAACCACACGTCGGGTCCGGCCGTCGGCAACATGAGCCTCGGTGGCGGCGCGTCGGCGTCGCTCGACCAGTCGGTGCAGCGCGCCATCGCCGATGGCGTGACGTTCGCTGTCGCGGCCGGCAACGAGACGACGGACGCGTGCACGCGTTCGCCCGCTCGTACGCCCGAGGCGATCACGGTCGGCTCGACGACCAACACCGACGCGAAGTCGTCGTTCTCCAACTACGGCTCCTGCGTCGACATCTTCGCGCCGGGCTCCAACATCACCTCCGCGTGGTACACCAGCAACACCGCGACCAGCACGATCAGCGGTACGTCGATGGCGTCCCCGCACGTGGCCGGCGCCGCTGCTCTGTACCTCGAGGCCAACCCGTCCGCCGCGCCCGCCGCGGTCCGCGACGCGCTGGTCAACTCCGCGACGCAGGGCGTCGTCAGCAACCCAGGCCCGAGCTCGCCGAACCGGCTGCTCTACACGCTCGGCGGATCGCAGCCCCCCGCGCCGACCTGCGCGACGCTGCCGAACACGTACTCGAGCGCCGTGAGCTCGGGTGCGCGCCTCTACCACCCGAACTCGTCCGGCTTCGCCTCGAACGGCGGCGCGTTCCGTGGCTGCCTGGACGGGCCGAGCGGCGTCGACTTCGACCTGTACCTGCAGAAGCGCAACACCGCGGGCACCTGGGCGACGGTCGCGCAGGGCATCACGCCCAACCCGGATGAGGAGTTCACCTACAACGGCACGGCCGGCACCTACCGGTGGCAGGTCCACGCCTACAGCGGAAGCGGCTCTTACACCCTGAAGACGCTGCACCCGTAG
- a CDS encoding fluoride efflux transporter FluC yields the protein MRPVGTTVAIAIGGAVGALARYGVAVAIPHADGTFPVATFVTNVVGCLLIGVLMAVVERGRAPDWARPALGVGVLGGFTTFSAYALELTGLLDRPVVALAYLFGTLVAALAATWVGLAGARRLLK from the coding sequence GTGAGACCGGTCGGCACCACCGTCGCGATCGCGATCGGTGGTGCCGTCGGGGCGCTCGCTCGGTACGGGGTCGCGGTGGCGATTCCGCATGCGGACGGGACGTTTCCGGTGGCGACGTTCGTCACGAACGTGGTCGGCTGCCTGTTGATCGGTGTGCTGATGGCCGTCGTCGAACGTGGCCGCGCTCCGGACTGGGCGCGACCGGCGCTGGGCGTCGGCGTCCTCGGCGGGTTCACGACGTTCTCCGCGTACGCGCTGGAGCTCACCGGCCTGCTGGACCGGCCCGTGGTCGCGCTGGCCTACCTGTTCGGCACGCTGGTCGCCGCGCTCGCCGCGACCTGGGTCGGACTGGCCGGCGCGCGGAGGCTGCTGAAGTGA
- a CDS encoding ABC transporter permease — MKLPKRDTGALEYVLTERVVLLVALLAVVLVWFKVLEGGQYLVAPFDAGYLASALESMVPLCLLALAELLVIVSGRGGIDLSVGSVVSLAGMAFGFMVGLWGWPLLPAAVGAVLVGGVLGAVNGFLTAYLRFPPLIATLATYYAYSSIAMVSNDKAPISTKPVQDLSALTDGVKLPLLPAIPLQVFTFLMPCLVIVWLVLTRSTYGRKLYAVGTNDVAATFATLSVPRVRLSAYVGSGLLAGVAAVVTVAQFASARPDAGTVGNGMALPAITIAVLGGVAIQGGIGTVGGVFVAALLVTWLNAGLLLAFEDSKGSQYQLLALGVVLILSALLNTLTLRRYGRIT, encoded by the coding sequence GTGAAGCTGCCCAAGCGCGACACCGGCGCCCTCGAGTACGTCCTCACCGAACGCGTCGTGCTGCTCGTCGCTCTGCTGGCCGTCGTGCTCGTCTGGTTCAAGGTGCTGGAGGGCGGGCAGTACCTCGTCGCTCCGTTCGACGCCGGCTACCTCGCGTCTGCGCTGGAGTCGATGGTCCCGCTCTGCCTGCTGGCGTTGGCGGAACTGCTCGTGATCGTGTCCGGACGAGGTGGCATCGACCTGTCCGTGGGCTCGGTCGTGAGCCTCGCCGGCATGGCGTTCGGCTTCATGGTCGGCCTCTGGGGCTGGCCGCTGCTCCCGGCGGCGGTCGGCGCGGTGCTCGTCGGCGGCGTGCTGGGTGCCGTCAACGGCTTCTTGACGGCGTACCTCCGCTTCCCGCCGCTGATCGCCACGCTCGCGACCTACTACGCGTACTCGTCGATCGCCATGGTGAGCAACGACAAGGCGCCGATCTCCACCAAGCCGGTACAGGACCTCAGCGCGTTGACCGACGGTGTCAAGCTGCCCTTGCTCCCGGCGATCCCGTTGCAGGTCTTCACGTTCCTGATGCCCTGCCTGGTGATCGTCTGGCTGGTGCTGACCAGGTCGACGTACGGTCGCAAGCTCTACGCGGTCGGGACGAACGACGTCGCGGCCACGTTCGCCACGCTCTCGGTGCCGCGCGTACGGCTGTCCGCGTACGTCGGATCCGGCCTGCTCGCCGGTGTCGCCGCGGTCGTCACCGTCGCGCAGTTCGCGTCCGCGCGACCGGACGCGGGAACGGTCGGCAACGGTATGGCCCTGCCAGCGATCACGATCGCGGTGCTCGGTGGCGTCGCGATCCAGGGCGGCATCGGCACGGTCGGCGGCGTGTTCGTCGCCGCGCTGCTGGTCACCTGGTTGAACGCCGGGCTGCTGCTCGCGTTCGAGGACTCCAAGGGCAGCCAGTACCAGCTGCTCGCGCTCGGCGTCGTGCTCATCCTCTCGGCGCTGCTCAACACGCTCACCTTGCGCAGGTACGGCCGCATCACCTGA
- a CDS encoding winged helix-turn-helix transcriptional regulator has translation MENVKRMSSRSYRQFCGLARALDVVGDRWNLLIVRELLPGPQRYNELKASLAGIATNLLAERLRSLEENGIVERQVGAVGVRYALTPWGAGLREPMEALGRWGAPLLMRGRDDGDAFQPRWLAGALTALLREVTATPAVELGVEVEGLLIVLHVDENGPRAVIQPDRQPDTILTAAPEIVVGLATGAVTIDQAVSQGSLVGDPRILSRVFRLTRPVGPLPGVYPA, from the coding sequence ATGGAAAATGTCAAGCGGATGTCTAGCCGCTCGTACCGACAGTTCTGCGGACTCGCCCGCGCCCTGGACGTCGTGGGCGACCGCTGGAACCTCCTGATCGTGCGCGAACTGCTTCCCGGTCCGCAGCGCTACAACGAACTGAAGGCCTCCCTCGCCGGGATCGCGACCAACCTGCTGGCGGAGCGACTGCGGAGCCTCGAGGAGAACGGCATCGTCGAGCGGCAGGTCGGAGCGGTGGGAGTCCGCTATGCCCTGACGCCGTGGGGTGCGGGGCTTCGCGAGCCGATGGAGGCGCTGGGTCGGTGGGGCGCGCCGCTGTTGATGAGGGGGCGTGACGACGGCGATGCGTTCCAGCCGCGCTGGCTGGCGGGCGCGCTGACGGCGCTGCTTCGAGAGGTGACCGCGACTCCCGCGGTCGAGCTCGGCGTCGAGGTCGAAGGTCTCCTCATCGTCCTGCACGTCGACGAGAACGGTCCGCGCGCGGTGATCCAACCCGACCGTCAGCCGGACACGATCCTGACCGCAGCACCGGAGATCGTCGTCGGACTCGCGACTGGCGCGGTCACCATCGACCAGGCGGTCTCCCAGGGAAGCCTCGTGGGCGACCCGCGGATCCTCTCCAGAGTCTTTCGCCTCACACGGCCAGTGGGCCCTCTACCTGGCGTCTACCCGGCGTAA